The Syntrophotalea acetylenivorans genome contains the following window.
CTGATTGTCGAGGTTCTGCAAGCCGTGCAAAAACAGAACGGTTGGGTGTCCGACGCGGGCATTGAACTTGCCGCCGAACTGCTCGGCTTGTCGCCTTTGCAGGTCGACGAGGTTGCAACCTTCTACGATAAAATCTACCGTTCCCCGGTGGGGAGCAAGGTTATCCACGTCTGCGACTCCATCTGCTGCTGGACCCGCGGAGCAGAAATGGTTTATGGCCACCTGCAACAGGCTCTCGATATCGCTCCCGGTGAAACCACCAGCGACGGCATCTTCACCCTGCTGCCGACCTGCTGCCTTGGCGCCTGCGGAAATGCGCCCTCTATGCGTATCGGTGACCGCCTGTACAGCTCGCTGACCATAGAACGAATCGATGCCATTCTGGACGAAGAACGTCAGGAGGCCCTGAAATGAGCCAACTGCTCTTCAAAAACCGCCGTCCCGACCACACGGTACTGCTCGATGAATATCGACAGAACGGTGGCTACCAAGGCCTGGAAAAAGCT
Protein-coding sequences here:
- the nuoE gene encoding NADH-quinone oxidoreductase subunit NuoE encodes the protein MSELLSPEEITELKRQIAAVHEPRELIVEVLQAVQKQNGWVSDAGIELAAELLGLSPLQVDEVATFYDKIYRSPVGSKVIHVCDSICCWTRGAEMVYGHLQQALDIAPGETTSDGIFTLLPTCCLGACGNAPSMRIGDRLYSSLTIERIDAILDEERQEALK